The following are encoded together in the Pseudomonas sp. IB20 genome:
- the rbsD gene encoding D-ribose pyranase — MKKTPLLNIALSRVIASLGHGDILVIGDAGLPVPPGVELIDLALTQGIPDFISTLRIVLSEMQVESHVLAEEILLKQPPALAELNSLTEQAALGERRLVSHEEFKQLSRKARAVVRTGECQPYCNIALVSGVTF; from the coding sequence ATGAAAAAGACACCTCTGCTCAATATTGCCCTGTCGCGCGTGATCGCATCTCTCGGTCACGGCGACATCCTGGTGATCGGCGATGCCGGCCTGCCTGTGCCGCCAGGTGTCGAGCTGATCGACCTGGCGCTAACCCAGGGCATTCCCGACTTCATCAGCACCCTGCGCATTGTGCTCAGCGAAATGCAGGTGGAAAGCCATGTGTTGGCCGAAGAAATCCTGCTCAAGCAACCGCCTGCGCTCGCCGAACTCAACAGCCTGACTGAGCAGGCAGCCCTCGGCGAGCGCCGTCTGGTCAGCCATGAAGAATTCAAGCAACTGAGCCGCAAGGCCCGCGCCGTGGTGCGCACTGGCGAGTGCCAGCCTTATTGCAATATCGCGCTGGTGTCCGGCGTAACCTTCTAG
- a CDS encoding asparaginase: MKSALKTFVPGALALLLLFPVAAQAKDVETKTKLSNVVILATGGTIAGAGASAANSATYQAAKVGIEQLIAGVPELSQIANVRGEQVMQIASESINNENLLQLGRRVAELADNKDVDGIVITHGTDTLEETAYFLNLVEKTDKPIVVVGSMRPGTAMSADGMLNLYNAVAVASSKDARGKGVLVTMNDEIQSGRDVSKMINIKTEAFKSPWGPLGMVVEGKSYWFRLPAKRHTMDSEFDIKTIKSLPDVEIAYGYGNVSDTAVKALAQAGAKAIIHAGTGNGSVSSKVVPALQELRKQGVQIIRSSHVNAGGFVLRNAEQPDDKYDWVAAHDLNPQKARILAMVALTKTQDSKELQRMFWEY, translated from the coding sequence ATGAAATCTGCACTGAAGACCTTTGTTCCGGGCGCCCTCGCCCTCCTGCTGCTGTTCCCCGTTGCCGCCCAGGCAAAGGACGTTGAAACCAAGACCAAACTGTCCAATGTGGTGATTCTCGCCACCGGCGGCACAATTGCCGGGGCCGGCGCCAGCGCCGCCAACAGCGCTACCTACCAGGCGGCCAAAGTCGGCATCGAGCAGTTGATCGCCGGTGTTCCTGAGCTTAGCCAGATCGCCAATGTGCGCGGCGAGCAAGTGATGCAAATTGCTTCCGAAAGCATCAACAATGAAAACCTGCTGCAACTGGGTCGCCGTGTTGCTGAACTGGCCGACAACAAGGACGTGGACGGCATCGTCATCACCCACGGTACCGACACCCTGGAAGAAACCGCCTACTTCCTGAACTTGGTGGAAAAAACCGACAAGCCAATCGTGGTAGTCGGCTCGATGCGCCCAGGCACCGCGATGTCGGCAGACGGCATGCTTAACCTGTACAACGCCGTGGCCGTGGCCAGCAGCAAAGACGCACGCGGCAAGGGCGTGCTAGTCACCATGAACGACGAGATCCAATCGGGTCGCGACGTCAGCAAGATGATCAACATCAAGACCGAAGCGTTCAAGAGCCCATGGGGCCCACTGGGCATGGTGGTTGAAGGCAAATCCTACTGGTTCCGCCTGCCTGCCAAGCGCCACACCATGGATTCTGAATTCGACATCAAGACCATCAAGAGCCTGCCGGACGTGGAAATCGCCTACGGTTACGGCAACGTGAGTGACACCGCCGTCAAGGCCCTGGCCCAGGCCGGCGCCAAAGCCATCATCCATGCGGGTACCGGCAACGGTTCGGTGTCTTCCAAGGTAGTGCCTGCCCTGCAGGAACTGCGCAAGCAAGGCGTGCAGATCATTCGCTCTTCCCACGTGAATGCCGGCGGTTTCGTACTGCGCAATGCCGAACAGCCTGACGACAAGTACGACTGGGTGGCTGCCCATGACTTGAACCCGCAGAAAGCGCGGATTCTGGCGATGGTTGCCCTGACCAAGACCCAGGACAGCAAAGAGCTGCAACGGATGTTCTGGGAATATTGA
- a CDS encoding SPOR domain-containing protein — protein sequence MAMAVLALAGCGEGKPVEAPKAKPAVTESQPQIGAIAAQEWDVWVGPPDHKLQALTDLTAWLLEHGFNFYIVKVDGKDEVLLGPFASKAEAEAKQALLTEKLARAKKNDTESQVIEHKTAQ from the coding sequence ATGGCAATGGCGGTGTTGGCATTGGCTGGTTGCGGTGAAGGCAAACCTGTCGAAGCGCCCAAGGCCAAGCCTGCCGTGACTGAAAGCCAGCCACAAATCGGTGCGATTGCCGCTCAGGAATGGGACGTTTGGGTCGGGCCGCCGGACCACAAGCTGCAGGCACTCACTGACCTGACCGCCTGGTTGCTGGAACATGGGTTCAATTTTTACATCGTAAAGGTAGACGGCAAGGATGAGGTATTGCTGGGGCCGTTCGCCAGCAAGGCCGAGGCCGAAGCCAAGCAGGCGCTATTGACCGAAAAGCTGGCCCGCGCCAAGAAAAACGACACCGAGTCGCAGGTTATCGAGCACAAGACTGCGCAGTAA
- a CDS encoding sugar ABC transporter substrate-binding protein, whose translation MKLPFAGRLLAVAVLAAASAALPISSAFADDAAAKPKVGLVMKSLANEFFVTMQDGAKSYQKEHAADFDMITNGIKNETDTSAQIDIVNQMILAKVNAIVIAPADSKALVTVLKKASDAGIKIVNIDNRLDPDVLKSKNLNIPFVGPDNRKGSKLVGDYLAKQLASGDKVGIIEGVPTTTNAQQRTAGYKDAMDAAGMKIVSTQSGNWEIDQGQKVASAMLSEYPDLKALLAGNDNMALGAVSAVRAAGKAGKVLVVGYDNIEAIKPMLQDGRVLATADQAAAQQAVFGIQNALKLVKGEKVDAKDGVIETPVELVLKK comes from the coding sequence ATGAAGCTGCCATTTGCTGGACGTCTTCTTGCTGTCGCTGTGCTTGCTGCCGCATCCGCTGCTCTACCTATTTCCTCTGCATTTGCTGATGACGCCGCCGCCAAACCCAAGGTCGGCCTGGTGATGAAATCCCTCGCCAATGAATTCTTCGTCACCATGCAGGACGGCGCCAAGTCCTATCAGAAAGAACACGCCGCCGACTTTGACATGATCACCAACGGTATCAAGAACGAAACCGATACCAGTGCACAGATCGATATCGTCAACCAGATGATCCTCGCCAAAGTAAACGCCATCGTGATCGCCCCTGCCGACTCCAAGGCATTGGTGACCGTGCTGAAGAAAGCTTCCGATGCCGGCATCAAGATCGTCAACATCGACAACCGCCTGGATCCGGACGTACTGAAAAGCAAAAACCTCAATATCCCGTTCGTAGGCCCGGACAACCGCAAAGGCTCCAAGCTGGTGGGTGACTACCTGGCCAAACAACTGGCCTCGGGCGATAAAGTCGGCATCATTGAAGGTGTACCGACCACCACCAACGCCCAACAGCGCACCGCAGGCTACAAGGATGCGATGGACGCCGCGGGTATGAAGATTGTCTCCACCCAATCGGGCAACTGGGAAATCGACCAGGGCCAGAAAGTCGCGTCTGCCATGTTGAGCGAATACCCGGACCTCAAGGCACTGTTGGCCGGTAACGACAACATGGCGCTGGGCGCTGTCTCTGCCGTACGTGCAGCGGGCAAGGCCGGCAAAGTGCTGGTCGTGGGCTACGACAACATTGAAGCCATCAAGCCGATGTTGCAGGACGGCCGGGTCTTGGCGACCGCCGACCAGGCCGCTGCTCAGCAGGCCGTGTTCGGTATCCAGAACGCGCTCAAGCTGGTCAAGGGTGAGAAAGTCGATGCCAAAGATGGCGTGATCGAAACCCCGGTCGAACTCGTTCTCAAGAAGTAA
- a CDS encoding sugar ABC transporter ATP-binding protein yields the protein MSSSAPNAVLSVSGIGKTYAQPVLSDITLTLNRGEVLALTGENGAGKSTLSKIIGGLVTPTTGHMQFNGQDFRPGSRTQAEELGVRMVMQELNLLPTLTVAENLFLDNLPSKCGWISRKQLRKAAIEAMAQVGLDAIDPDTLVGTLGIGHQQMVEIARNLIGDCHVLILDEPTAMLTAREVEMLFEQITRLQARGVAIIYISHRLEELARVAQRIAVLRDGKLVCVEPMANYNSEQLVTLMVGRELGEKIDLGPRTIGGPALTVKGLTRSDKVRDVSFEVRAGEIYGISGLIGAGRTELLRLIFGADLADSGTVALGSPAKVVSIRSPVDAVGHGIALITEDRKGEGLLLTQSISANIALGNMPEISGGGVVNSRDETALAKRQIDAMRIRSSSPAQLVSELSGGNQQKVVIGRWLERDCAVMLFDEPTRGIDVGAKFDIYALLGELTRQGKALVVVSSDLRELMLICDRIGVLSAGRLIETFERDSWTQDELLAAAFAGYQKRDALLNDAVLRETP from the coding sequence ATGTCATCTTCCGCCCCGAACGCTGTCCTCTCGGTCAGCGGTATCGGCAAGACCTATGCCCAACCGGTTCTATCCGACATCACCCTCACGCTCAATCGCGGGGAAGTGCTGGCGCTGACCGGTGAGAACGGTGCAGGTAAAAGTACGCTGTCGAAAATTATCGGCGGGCTGGTCACGCCGACCACCGGGCACATGCAGTTCAATGGTCAGGATTTCCGCCCCGGCAGCCGCACCCAGGCTGAAGAGCTGGGCGTGCGCATGGTCATGCAGGAACTCAATCTGCTGCCAACACTGACCGTGGCCGAAAACCTGTTCCTGGATAACCTGCCCAGCAAATGTGGTTGGATCAGCCGCAAGCAATTGCGCAAAGCCGCGATCGAGGCTATGGCCCAGGTCGGCCTGGATGCGATCGACCCGGACACCCTGGTTGGCACCTTGGGCATTGGCCATCAACAAATGGTCGAAATCGCCCGCAACCTGATCGGCGACTGCCATGTTCTGATCCTCGACGAGCCCACGGCGATGCTGACCGCGCGTGAAGTCGAAATGCTCTTTGAGCAAATCACCCGCCTGCAGGCCCGAGGCGTGGCGATCATTTATATTTCGCACCGGCTGGAAGAACTGGCCCGTGTCGCCCAGCGTATTGCGGTATTGCGCGACGGCAAGCTGGTCTGCGTCGAGCCGATGGCCAATTACAACAGTGAGCAACTGGTCACCTTGATGGTTGGTCGCGAGTTGGGTGAAAAAATCGACCTGGGCCCGCGCACCATCGGCGGTCCCGCCTTGACCGTGAAAGGGTTGACCCGCTCGGACAAGGTTCGCGATGTGTCCTTTGAAGTGCGCGCCGGTGAGATCTATGGCATCTCCGGCCTGATCGGCGCTGGCCGCACTGAGTTGTTGCGACTGATCTTCGGCGCGGACCTGGCGGACAGCGGCACTGTCGCCTTGGGTTCGCCGGCCAAGGTGGTGAGTATCCGTTCCCCGGTGGATGCGGTCGGCCATGGCATCGCCCTGATCACCGAAGACCGCAAGGGCGAAGGCCTGCTGCTGACCCAGTCCATCAGCGCCAACATTGCCTTGGGCAACATGCCGGAAATCTCCGGCGGCGGAGTGGTGAACAGCCGCGACGAAACCGCCTTGGCCAAGCGTCAGATCGATGCCATGCGCATTCGCAGCTCCAGCCCGGCGCAGCTGGTGTCCGAGCTGTCGGGGGGCAACCAGCAGAAAGTCGTGATCGGCCGTTGGCTGGAGCGCGATTGCGCGGTGATGCTGTTCGATGAACCGACTCGGGGTATCGACGTCGGCGCCAAGTTCGACATTTATGCCTTGCTCGGCGAATTGACTCGCCAGGGCAAAGCGCTGGTGGTGGTCTCCAGTGATCTGCGGGAACTGATGCTGATCTGCGACCGCATCGGTGTGTTGTCCGCCGGGCGCCTGATCGAGACCTTCGAGCGCGACAGCTGGACCCAGGACGAATTGCTCGCCGCCGCCTTTGCCGGCTACCAAAAACGTGACGCGCTGCTCAATGACGCAGTGCTTAGGGAAACCCCATGA
- a CDS encoding ABC transporter permease translates to MKTTTSPGKTGGNFYGLGTYLGLAGALLAMIALFSVLSDHFLSYDTFSTLANQIPDLMVLAVGMTFILIIGGIDLSVGSVLALAASAVSVAILGWGWSVLPAALLGMGCAALAGTITGSITVAWRIPSFIVSLGVLEMARGVAYQMTGSRTAYIGDSYAWLSNPVAFGISPSFIIALLVIIAAQLVLTRTVFGRYLIGIGTNEEAVRLAGINPKPYKILVFSLMGLLAGVAALFQISRLEAADPNAGSGLELQVIAAVVIGGTSLMGGRGSVISTFFGVLIISVLAAGLAQIGATEPTKRIITGAVIVIAVVLDTYRSQRASRRG, encoded by the coding sequence ATGAAAACCACAACTTCCCCCGGTAAAACCGGCGGTAACTTCTACGGCCTGGGCACCTACCTGGGGCTGGCCGGCGCTTTGTTGGCGATGATTGCGCTGTTCTCGGTGCTGAGCGACCACTTCCTGTCCTATGACACCTTCAGCACCCTGGCCAACCAGATTCCGGACCTGATGGTGCTGGCGGTGGGCATGACGTTCATCCTGATCATCGGCGGCATCGACCTGTCGGTAGGTTCGGTGCTGGCATTGGCCGCATCGGCGGTCAGTGTGGCGATTCTCGGCTGGGGCTGGAGCGTTCTGCCGGCAGCGCTGCTCGGCATGGGCTGCGCCGCGTTGGCTGGCACCATCACGGGCTCGATCACCGTGGCTTGGCGCATTCCGTCGTTCATCGTGTCGCTCGGTGTGCTGGAAATGGCGCGTGGCGTGGCCTACCAGATGACCGGCTCGCGCACCGCCTATATCGGTGACTCGTATGCCTGGCTGTCGAACCCGGTTGCCTTCGGGATTTCACCGTCGTTTATCATCGCCCTGCTGGTGATCATCGCCGCTCAGTTGGTGTTGACGCGCACGGTGTTTGGTCGCTACCTGATCGGTATCGGCACCAACGAAGAGGCCGTGCGCCTGGCCGGGATCAATCCAAAGCCCTACAAGATCCTGGTGTTCAGCCTGATGGGCCTGTTGGCCGGTGTGGCGGCGCTGTTCCAGATTTCGCGCCTGGAAGCGGCGGACCCGAATGCCGGCTCCGGCCTTGAACTGCAGGTGATCGCCGCTGTGGTCATCGGCGGTACCAGCCTGATGGGCGGGCGCGGTTCGGTCATCAGTACGTTCTTCGGTGTGTTGATTATTTCGGTATTGGCCGCCGGCCTTGCGCAGATCGGTGCCACCGAGCCCACCAAACGCATCATCACCGGTGCTGTGATCGTGATTGCTGTAGTCCTCGACACCTACCGCAGCCAGCGCGCCAGTCGGCGGGGCTAA
- a CDS encoding nucleoside hydrolase encodes MQRGLPTLKNLFRSVLLLSALTAASAHAAEKIDLIIDTDPGADDVVALLFAMASPQELSIRALTTVAGNVRLDKTSRNARLAREWAGREDIPVYAGAPKPMLRTPIYAENIHGKEGISGVAVHEPKKGLAEGNAVDYLIKTLSTAKPHSITIAMLGPQTNLALALTQAPEITQGIKEVVVMGGAHFNGGNITPVAEFNLFADPIAAEIVLKSGVKLTYLPLDVTHKVLTSDARMKQIADIKNNASKVVGDILNEYVKGDMEHYGIPGGPVHDATVIAYLLKPELFSGREVNVVVDSREGPTFGQTIVDWYDGLKQPKNAFWVENGDAQGFFDLLTERLARLK; translated from the coding sequence ATGCAACGTGGTCTTCCAACCCTGAAAAACCTGTTTCGGAGTGTCCTGCTTTTGTCCGCGCTCACTGCAGCCAGCGCCCATGCGGCGGAAAAAATCGACCTGATCATCGACACCGACCCAGGCGCCGACGATGTGGTGGCGTTGCTGTTTGCAATGGCCTCACCCCAGGAATTGAGCATTCGTGCACTGACCACCGTCGCCGGTAACGTGCGCCTCGACAAAACCTCCCGTAACGCGCGACTGGCCCGTGAGTGGGCAGGGCGCGAGGATATTCCGGTGTACGCAGGCGCACCCAAACCGATGCTGCGCACGCCGATCTACGCCGAGAACATTCACGGTAAGGAAGGTATCTCCGGCGTTGCCGTGCACGAGCCGAAAAAAGGCCTGGCTGAGGGCAATGCCGTTGATTACCTGATCAAGACCCTCAGCACCGCCAAGCCGCACAGCATTACCATCGCCATGCTCGGCCCACAGACCAACCTGGCATTGGCGCTGACCCAGGCGCCGGAAATCACTCAAGGCATCAAAGAAGTGGTGGTGATGGGCGGTGCGCACTTCAACGGCGGCAACATCACGCCGGTGGCTGAGTTCAACTTGTTCGCGGACCCTATCGCGGCTGAGATCGTGCTCAAAAGTGGCGTCAAGCTGACTTACCTGCCGCTGGACGTGACCCACAAGGTGCTGACCAGCGACGCGCGGATGAAACAGATCGCCGACATCAAGAACAACGCGAGCAAAGTCGTTGGCGATATCCTGAATGAATACGTCAAAGGCGACATGGAGCACTACGGCATCCCAGGCGGCCCAGTGCACGATGCCACCGTCATTGCCTACCTGCTCAAGCCTGAGCTGTTCAGCGGGCGTGAAGTGAACGTGGTGGTGGACAGCCGTGAAGGCCCGACCTTCGGCCAGACCATCGTCGATTGGTACGATGGCCTGAAACAACCGAAGAACGCGTTCTGGGTTGAGAACGGCGACGCCCAAGGCTTCTTCGATCTGCTGACCGAGCGCCTGGCGCGTCTGAAGTAA
- the rbsK gene encoding ribokinase — translation MPAKVVVIGSLNMDLVTRASRLPRAGETLIGQTFSTVPGGKGANQAVAAARLGADVAMVGCVGTDAYGTQLREALLVEGIDCQAVSTVDGSSGVALIVVDDSSQNAIVIVAGSNGELTPDSLQVADAVLQAAEVIVCQLETPLHTVGHALKRGRELGKTVILNPAPASGPLPAEWYASIDYLIPNESEASALSGVTVDSPDSAKVAATQLIKAGAGKVIITLGAQGALFADGQGFEHLVAPKVKAVDTTAAGDTFVGGFAAALANGKSEAEAIRFGQVAAALSVTRAGAQPSIPTLHDVQGFVPS, via the coding sequence ATGCCCGCAAAAGTAGTGGTAATAGGCAGCTTGAACATGGACCTGGTCACCCGCGCCAGCCGGTTGCCACGCGCCGGTGAAACCCTGATCGGCCAAACGTTTTCCACCGTCCCCGGTGGCAAGGGCGCTAACCAGGCGGTGGCTGCGGCGCGTCTTGGGGCGGATGTGGCGATGGTCGGCTGCGTCGGCACGGACGCCTACGGCACCCAGTTGCGCGAGGCTTTATTGGTTGAGGGCATTGATTGCCAGGCTGTGAGCACCGTCGACGGTTCCAGCGGCGTGGCGCTGATTGTGGTGGATGACAGCAGCCAGAACGCGATTGTGATCGTGGCTGGCAGTAACGGTGAGCTGACCCCCGACTCGTTGCAAGTCGCTGACGCGGTGTTACAAGCCGCCGAGGTGATTGTCTGCCAGTTGGAAACCCCGCTGCACACCGTAGGCCATGCCCTGAAACGCGGTCGTGAATTGGGCAAAACGGTGATCCTTAACCCGGCGCCGGCCAGTGGCCCCTTGCCTGCCGAGTGGTACGCCTCGATCGATTACCTGATTCCCAATGAAAGTGAAGCCAGCGCATTAAGTGGCGTGACGGTCGACTCCCCCGACAGTGCCAAGGTCGCCGCAACGCAGCTGATCAAGGCGGGTGCCGGCAAGGTCATCATCACCCTCGGTGCTCAGGGCGCGTTGTTTGCCGATGGCCAAGGTTTTGAGCATTTGGTGGCGCCCAAGGTCAAGGCGGTGGATACCACGGCTGCCGGCGACACCTTTGTCGGTGGTTTTGCCGCAGCGCTCGCCAATGGCAAGAGCGAAGCCGAGGCCATCCGCTTTGGCCAGGTGGCGGCAGCCTTGTCCGTGACTCGCGCCGGTGCGCAACCCTCTATTCCTACGCTGCACGACGTGCAAGGTTTTGTGCCCTCATGA
- a CDS encoding LacI family DNA-binding transcriptional regulator, with the protein MATIKDVAALAGISYTTVSHVVNKTRPVSEPVRIKVEAAIKQLDYVPSAVARSLKAKTTATIGLLVPNSLNPYFAELARGIEDYCERNGYCVILCNSDDNAEKQRSYLRVLLEKRIDGLIVTSVGGDDSGLAAGLSAVRTPMVIVDRALDGIDVDLVRIDHEEGAYLATRHLLELGHRDIACIGGPGHTRVAQMRLAGYHRALREAGVEVAANRTLESDFTSTGGYAAAVQLLSENPPSAIFASNDMIGFGVLRAAAERNIRVPGELSVIGFDDIQMGRYVYPALTTVGQSIVQLGETAAELLLRRIATPQLPIDQRIVTPSIVLRESTAPFAGVFAQYR; encoded by the coding sequence ATGGCAACGATCAAGGATGTGGCAGCGCTTGCAGGTATTTCCTACACCACCGTGTCGCATGTGGTGAACAAGACGCGGCCGGTCAGCGAACCTGTGCGGATCAAGGTGGAGGCGGCGATCAAGCAGCTCGACTACGTGCCGAGTGCGGTCGCGCGATCGCTCAAGGCCAAGACTACCGCCACCATCGGCTTGTTGGTGCCCAACAGTCTGAACCCGTATTTTGCGGAGTTGGCCCGGGGGATCGAGGATTACTGCGAGCGTAATGGCTATTGCGTGATCCTCTGCAACTCCGACGACAACGCTGAAAAGCAGCGCAGTTATTTGCGCGTGTTGCTGGAGAAACGCATCGACGGCTTGATCGTCACCTCGGTGGGGGGCGACGACAGTGGCCTCGCCGCTGGCTTGAGTGCGGTGCGCACGCCCATGGTGATCGTCGACCGTGCGCTGGACGGCATTGATGTCGACCTGGTGCGCATCGACCACGAGGAGGGCGCTTACCTCGCGACCCGGCACTTGCTCGAACTCGGTCACCGCGACATCGCCTGTATCGGTGGCCCCGGCCACACCCGCGTGGCGCAGATGCGTTTGGCGGGGTATCACCGCGCGCTGCGTGAGGCGGGCGTGGAAGTGGCGGCGAATCGCACCTTGGAAAGCGACTTCACCAGCACCGGCGGATATGCGGCGGCGGTGCAGTTGCTGTCGGAAAATCCGCCCAGCGCGATATTCGCCAGTAACGATATGATTGGTTTCGGCGTGTTACGTGCCGCGGCCGAGCGCAATATTCGCGTGCCTGGCGAGCTGTCGGTGATCGGGTTCGATGATATTCAAATGGGCCGTTACGTGTACCCCGCGTTGACCACGGTCGGGCAGTCGATCGTGCAACTGGGCGAGACGGCCGCCGAGCTTTTACTGCGACGAATTGCAACACCCCAACTGCCGATCGATCAACGCATCGTGACGCCGAGTATTGTTTTGCGTGAGTCGACGGCGCCCTTTGCCGGTGTGTTCGCCCAATACCGCTGA
- a CDS encoding DUF1654 domain-containing protein: MAKSSSAAPTPPDAYASLAVRVQKIINSTNAQKAKAALIFRLPEEPEEEWARLLEEIAENDNVTLAYRDDGGVQIFWVVPKED, encoded by the coding sequence GTGGCAAAGTCCTCTTCCGCAGCACCAACCCCACCTGATGCCTACGCAAGCCTGGCCGTTCGCGTGCAAAAAATCATCAATTCGACCAATGCCCAGAAAGCCAAGGCAGCGTTGATCTTCCGTTTGCCGGAGGAACCGGAAGAGGAATGGGCGCGCTTGCTGGAAGAAATTGCAGAGAACGACAACGTCACCCTCGCCTATCGGGACGACGGCGGCGTGCAAATTTTCTGGGTTGTGCCGAAGGAAGATTGA
- the csrA gene encoding carbon storage regulator CsrA has product MLILTRKVGESINIGDDITITILGVSGQQVRIGINAPKDVAVHREEIYQRIQAGLTAPDKNQTP; this is encoded by the coding sequence ATGCTTATACTCACCCGCAAAGTCGGTGAAAGCATAAACATCGGTGATGACATTACGATCACCATCCTGGGCGTTAGCGGCCAGCAAGTACGAATCGGCATCAACGCACCCAAGGACGTTGCCGTGCATCGCGAGGAGATTTACCAGCGCATCCAGGCCGGCCTGACTGCACCGGACAAAAACCAGACGCCTTGA